From the Microbacterium sp. W4I4 genome, one window contains:
- a CDS encoding DUF4126 domain-containing protein, producing MIEFIIGTSLAASAGLNAWMPLFLLGLADRFLPGVQLPGGWSWLSSDLSLWIIGALLVLEIVADKIPALDSLNDVVQSILRPASGGIAFGAGASAQTLAVDDPASFFSSNAWVPVVIGVVVALVVHVTKATTRVAANATTGGLAAPVLSTVEDGASFLLAAAAIVIPVLAVLFLIGFVVLVVVVLRRRHARRREVSAH from the coding sequence GTGATCGAGTTCATCATCGGCACCAGCCTCGCGGCATCCGCCGGCCTCAACGCCTGGATGCCACTGTTCCTGCTGGGACTCGCGGACCGCTTCCTCCCCGGCGTGCAACTCCCCGGGGGCTGGTCCTGGCTCTCCAGCGACCTCTCACTGTGGATCATCGGGGCGCTGCTCGTGCTCGAGATCGTCGCCGACAAGATCCCCGCGCTCGACTCTCTGAACGACGTCGTCCAAAGCATCCTGCGTCCGGCATCCGGCGGCATCGCTTTCGGCGCCGGGGCGAGCGCGCAGACGCTCGCCGTCGATGATCCCGCCTCGTTCTTCTCGTCGAACGCGTGGGTCCCCGTCGTGATCGGCGTCGTCGTCGCGCTCGTCGTGCACGTCACGAAGGCCACCACCCGCGTGGCCGCCAACGCCACCACCGGCGGGCTGGCCGCTCCCGTGCTCAGCACGGTCGAGGACGGCGCCTCGTTCCTGCTCGCCGCGGCCGCGATCGTCATCCCCGTGCTGGCGGTGCTGTTCCTGATCGGCTTCGTGGTTCTCGTCGTCGTCGTGCTGCGACGACGCCACGCGCGCAGGCGCGAGGTCAGCGCGCACTGA
- a CDS encoding TfoX/Sxy family protein, whose product MDAEGTELADRVRALLTSEPSLEEKRMFGSRAFMINGRILVGARSGGTLLVRLTEEHGAAMQTRPGARIATMGGRTMGPSWLDVDGAVLDDDELMFWIDAAREDNAPV is encoded by the coding sequence ATGGATGCTGAGGGGACGGAACTCGCAGATCGGGTGCGGGCGCTGCTGACGTCCGAGCCGAGCCTCGAGGAGAAGCGCATGTTCGGCTCGCGCGCCTTCATGATCAACGGGCGCATCCTGGTCGGTGCGCGAAGCGGGGGAACGCTGCTGGTCCGGCTGACCGAGGAGCACGGTGCCGCGATGCAGACGCGTCCAGGCGCCCGTATCGCGACCATGGGCGGGCGCACTATGGGGCCCAGTTGGCTGGACGTGGATGGTGCAGTGCTCGACGATGACGAGCTGATGTTCTGGATCGATGCCGCTAGGGAAGACAACGCCCCGGTCTGA
- a CDS encoding ABC transporter ATP-binding protein: MTEPLLDVRGVDVHYGEFKALQNVSYSIGQGEIVSLLGGNACGKSTTMKTILRLVKPTAGEILFDGRSILNDSTADVIRGGIASVPEARRVFPEMTVEDNLLVGAHTRRGSTRALREDLDAQFQLFPRLAERRRQAAGTLSGGEQQMLAFARALMSRPKLICMDEPTMGLAPIIVDQVLDAIQRMNRELGIAVFMVEQAAELALSIAHRGYVLVNGEVRMQGTAAELLADPRIREAYLGVSAA, encoded by the coding sequence ATGACTGAGCCGCTGCTGGACGTGCGCGGTGTGGATGTGCACTACGGCGAGTTCAAGGCCCTGCAGAACGTGAGCTATTCGATCGGGCAGGGCGAGATCGTCTCGCTGCTCGGCGGGAACGCGTGCGGCAAGTCGACGACGATGAAGACGATCCTGCGCCTGGTGAAACCGACTGCCGGTGAGATCCTGTTCGACGGGCGCAGCATCCTGAACGACTCGACGGCCGACGTCATCCGAGGCGGCATCGCGAGCGTTCCCGAGGCGCGTCGGGTGTTCCCGGAGATGACCGTGGAGGACAACCTCCTCGTCGGCGCGCACACGCGACGCGGCTCGACCCGCGCGCTTCGCGAGGATCTGGACGCGCAGTTCCAGCTGTTCCCCCGTCTCGCCGAGCGTCGGCGTCAGGCCGCGGGGACGCTGTCCGGCGGGGAGCAGCAGATGCTCGCATTCGCCCGCGCCCTGATGTCGCGCCCGAAGCTCATCTGCATGGATGAGCCGACCATGGGGCTCGCACCCATCATCGTCGACCAGGTGCTGGACGCCATCCAGCGCATGAACCGGGAGCTCGGCATCGCGGTGTTCATGGTCGAGCAGGCCGCCGAGCTCGCACTGTCGATCGCGCATCGCGGGTACGTGCTCGTCAACGGCGAGGTGCGGATGCAGGGCACCGCAGCCGAGCTGCTCGCCGATCCCCGCATCCGCGAGGCCTACCTGGGCGTCTCGGCCGCCTGA
- a CDS encoding alkylhydroperoxidase domain protein, which translates to MTEELAPQPEVTAPPRFTQQQLDWLPWLQPLPEDDFTDRHYEALVQRSRVRNPYFRLLARDPDILRERTKTDLDIFYNTDAGLPRADREIAATAASRVNGCVYCASVHSGFASHHSKRSDDVQRLLDEGVTARIDPRWDAIVDAAAALTATPPRFGAAELSALVDAGLDDLEVLDAIMAGSFFNWANRLMLSIGEPSL; encoded by the coding sequence ATGACCGAGGAACTCGCCCCGCAGCCCGAGGTGACGGCGCCGCCCCGCTTCACGCAGCAGCAGCTCGACTGGCTGCCCTGGCTGCAGCCCCTCCCGGAGGACGACTTCACCGATCGGCACTACGAGGCGCTGGTGCAGCGGTCGCGGGTGAGGAACCCTTACTTCCGGCTGCTGGCGCGCGATCCCGACATCCTGCGGGAGCGCACGAAGACCGACCTCGACATCTTCTACAACACCGACGCAGGGTTGCCGCGCGCCGACCGCGAGATCGCGGCCACTGCCGCCTCGCGCGTGAATGGCTGCGTGTACTGCGCCTCGGTGCACTCCGGGTTCGCCTCGCACCACTCCAAGCGCTCCGACGACGTGCAACGTCTGCTCGACGAGGGCGTGACGGCGCGGATCGACCCGCGCTGGGATGCGATCGTGGATGCCGCCGCGGCGCTGACGGCGACGCCCCCGCGTTTCGGCGCCGCGGAACTTTCCGCGCTCGTCGATGCAGGGCTGGACGATCTCGAGGTGCTGGATGCCATCATGGCCGGGTCGTTCTTCAACTGGGCGAATCGGCTGATGCTGTCGATCGGAGAGCCCTCGCTCTGA
- a CDS encoding ABC transporter ATP-binding protein has protein sequence MTRVLEVRGLSRSFGAVRAVGGTDFHVDEGEVVSIIGPNGSGKTTTINLLTGELRPDGGTVRYRGEDVTGRSADVVARRGIRRTFQNGRVFANATVAENVLVGQVPLVRAASPLPGLRGIPVLRWVALVAETLAAVVGSPALRREQAAMEERVGAQLARFATRLGPRRDHAAWTLSYANRRRTEIARALASEPGLLLLDEPTAGMNTAETAEVMHQLLELKAQGQTMILVEHKLDLVMTVSDRVVVMDGGVIIADGTPAEVQNDERVIAAYLGSRRGRTAADRAADAGEETS, from the coding sequence ATGACGCGCGTGCTCGAGGTGCGGGGACTCAGCCGCTCCTTCGGCGCGGTGCGCGCCGTCGGCGGAACGGACTTCCACGTCGACGAGGGCGAAGTGGTCAGCATCATCGGCCCGAACGGCTCGGGCAAGACGACCACCATCAACCTCCTCACCGGCGAGCTCCGCCCCGATGGCGGCACCGTCCGCTACCGCGGCGAAGACGTCACCGGGCGCAGCGCCGACGTGGTGGCGCGTCGCGGCATCCGGCGCACGTTCCAGAACGGTCGGGTGTTCGCGAACGCCACGGTCGCCGAGAACGTGCTCGTCGGCCAGGTGCCCCTGGTCCGCGCCGCATCGCCCCTGCCCGGACTGCGCGGCATCCCCGTGCTGCGCTGGGTCGCGCTCGTCGCCGAGACCCTGGCCGCGGTCGTGGGCAGCCCCGCGCTGCGCCGGGAGCAGGCGGCCATGGAGGAGCGGGTCGGAGCCCAGCTCGCCCGCTTCGCGACCCGCCTCGGACCGCGCCGCGACCACGCCGCCTGGACCCTGTCGTACGCGAACCGGCGACGCACGGAGATCGCCCGGGCGCTCGCCTCCGAGCCGGGCCTGCTGCTCCTGGACGAGCCGACCGCCGGCATGAACACCGCCGAGACCGCCGAGGTCATGCATCAGCTCCTGGAGCTGAAGGCCCAGGGGCAGACGATGATCCTCGTCGAGCACAAGCTCGACCTCGTCATGACCGTCTCGGATCGCGTGGTCGTCATGGACGGCGGCGTGATCATCGCCGACGGGACGCCGGCCGAGGTGCAGAACGACGAGCGTGTGATCGCGGCGTACCTCGGCAGCCGCCGCGGGCGGACCGCCGCCGATCGAGCCGCGGATGCGGGGGAGGAGACCTCATGA
- a CDS encoding CMD domain protein yields the protein MPTTDVIDTLVGIEPGDRLDQLRARRPEARQHAQGSYDALFRPTDDSDVSLVERAVVAAFVARVHGESAVSDFYAAELDRQTADAEAAGSLIAALVAAEGARAAAPGPYGAFHGDIAGESTTGPEYVADAALKDQLGGRLSAALEHAHLLVFHPRDSAREHLGRLLAAGWSTTGIVTLSQLVSFLTFQIRVVHGLRVLNAGLAAEEGTAR from the coding sequence ATGCCCACCACCGACGTCATAGACACGCTCGTCGGCATCGAGCCGGGCGACCGCCTCGACCAGCTTCGGGCGCGCCGCCCCGAAGCGCGCCAGCACGCCCAGGGCAGCTACGATGCGCTGTTCCGTCCCACGGACGACTCCGACGTCTCCCTGGTCGAGCGCGCAGTCGTCGCCGCGTTCGTCGCGCGTGTGCACGGGGAGTCAGCCGTGAGCGACTTCTACGCCGCCGAGCTGGATCGTCAGACAGCGGATGCCGAGGCAGCCGGATCCCTCATCGCCGCACTGGTTGCGGCGGAGGGCGCACGCGCGGCGGCGCCGGGGCCGTACGGCGCCTTCCACGGCGACATCGCGGGGGAGAGCACGACGGGACCGGAGTACGTCGCCGATGCCGCGCTGAAGGACCAGCTGGGCGGGCGCCTCTCCGCAGCGCTCGAGCACGCGCACCTGCTCGTCTTCCACCCCCGCGACAGTGCCAGAGAGCACCTCGGACGCCTGCTCGCGGCGGGCTGGTCGACCACCGGGATCGTCACCCTGTCGCAGCTGGTGTCGTTCCTCACTTTCCAGATCCGGGTGGTGCACGGTCTGCGCGTGCTGAACGCCGGACTCGCCGCCGAGGAAGGGACCGCACGATGA
- the uvrB gene encoding excinuclease ABC subunit UvrB — MQPTRSVRPFEVISEYEPAGDQPKAIAELAARINAGETDVVLLGATGTGKSATTAWLIEQVQRPTLVLAHNKTLAAQLANEFRELMPNNAIEYFVSYYDYYQPEAYVPQTDTFIEKDSSVNAEVERLRHSTTNSLLSRRDVVVVSTVSCIYGLGAPEEYLRAMVALQVGERYDRDALIRQFIAMQYNRNDVDFSRGNFRVRGDTIEIIPVYEEHAIRIELFGDEIEALYSLHPLTGEIVERLDSVPIFPASHYVAGTDVIQRSIGTIEAELEQRLAELERQGKLLEAQRLRMRTTFDLEMLQQLGFCSGIENYSRHMDGREAGEPPHTLLDFFPDDFLMVIDESHVTVPQIGAMYEGDASRKRTLVEHGFRLPSALDNRPLRWDEFKNRVGQTVYLSATPGKYEMGIADGVVEQIIRPTGLVDPQIIVKPSKGQIDDLLEEIRIRAARDERVLVTTLTKKMAEELTDFLGEHGVRVRYLHSDVDTLRRVELLTELRAGVYDVLVGINLLREGLDLPEVSLVAILDADKEGFLRSGTSLIQTIGRAARNVSGEVHMYADNMTDSMTRAIDETDRRREKQVAYNTEHGIDPQPLRKRIADITEVLAREAADTADMRAGRNKSGRGKSPTPNLRRTGIAAEGAMQLEETIGDLSDQMLAAAAELKFELAARLRDEVQDLKKELRAMERAGHA, encoded by the coding sequence ATGCAACCCACGCGCAGCGTCCGTCCGTTCGAGGTGATCAGCGAGTACGAGCCGGCCGGTGATCAGCCCAAGGCGATAGCCGAGCTCGCCGCACGTATCAACGCGGGTGAGACCGACGTCGTGCTGCTCGGTGCGACGGGAACCGGAAAGTCGGCGACCACGGCCTGGCTCATCGAGCAGGTGCAGCGACCGACCCTCGTGCTCGCGCACAACAAGACCCTCGCCGCGCAGCTGGCGAACGAGTTCCGCGAGCTGATGCCGAACAACGCCATCGAGTACTTCGTCTCCTACTACGACTACTACCAGCCAGAGGCGTACGTCCCGCAGACGGACACCTTCATCGAGAAGGATTCCTCGGTCAATGCCGAGGTCGAGCGGCTGCGTCACTCCACGACGAACTCGCTGCTCAGCCGTCGCGACGTCGTGGTGGTCTCGACCGTCTCCTGCATCTACGGACTCGGCGCGCCCGAGGAGTACCTGCGCGCGATGGTGGCGCTGCAGGTGGGGGAGCGGTACGACCGGGACGCGCTGATCCGGCAGTTCATCGCCATGCAGTACAACCGCAACGACGTGGACTTCTCCCGCGGCAATTTCCGTGTGCGGGGCGACACGATCGAGATCATCCCGGTGTACGAGGAGCATGCGATCCGCATCGAGCTGTTCGGCGATGAGATCGAGGCGCTGTACTCCCTGCATCCGCTCACCGGCGAGATCGTCGAGAGGCTCGACTCCGTGCCGATCTTCCCGGCGTCGCACTACGTCGCCGGCACCGACGTCATCCAGCGTTCGATCGGCACGATCGAGGCGGAGCTGGAGCAGCGCCTCGCGGAACTCGAGCGCCAGGGCAAGCTGCTCGAGGCGCAGCGGTTGCGGATGCGCACGACATTCGATCTCGAGATGCTGCAGCAGCTCGGATTCTGCTCCGGCATCGAGAACTATTCGCGGCACATGGACGGTCGCGAGGCGGGGGAGCCGCCCCACACGCTGCTGGACTTCTTCCCCGACGACTTCCTGATGGTGATCGACGAGTCGCACGTGACGGTGCCGCAGATCGGCGCCATGTACGAGGGCGATGCCTCACGCAAGCGCACGCTGGTCGAGCACGGGTTCCGGCTGCCCAGCGCGTTGGACAACCGTCCACTGCGCTGGGACGAGTTCAAGAACCGCGTCGGGCAGACCGTGTACCTGTCGGCGACCCCGGGCAAGTACGAGATGGGCATCGCCGACGGCGTGGTCGAGCAGATCATCCGCCCCACCGGCCTGGTGGACCCCCAGATCATCGTCAAGCCCTCCAAGGGGCAGATCGACGATCTGCTGGAGGAGATCCGGATCCGCGCCGCGCGCGACGAGCGCGTGCTGGTGACCACGCTCACCAAGAAGATGGCCGAGGAGCTGACGGACTTCCTCGGCGAGCACGGCGTGCGCGTGCGCTATCTGCACTCCGACGTGGACACCCTGCGCCGCGTCGAGCTGCTCACTGAGCTGCGCGCCGGTGTGTACGACGTGCTGGTCGGCATCAACCTGCTGCGTGAGGGTCTCGACCTTCCGGAGGTCTCGCTGGTGGCCATCCTGGATGCCGACAAGGAGGGATTCCTCCGCTCGGGAACCTCGCTGATCCAGACGATCGGCCGTGCCGCGCGAAACGTCTCCGGCGAGGTGCACATGTACGCCGACAACATGACGGACTCGATGACCAGGGCGATCGACGAGACCGATCGGCGTCGCGAGAAGCAGGTCGCCTACAACACCGAGCACGGCATCGATCCGCAGCCGCTGCGCAAGCGGATCGCCGACATCACCGAGGTGCTCGCGCGGGAGGCCGCCGACACCGCAGACATGCGGGCAGGGCGGAACAAGTCGGGTCGGGGCAAGTCGCCCACGCCGAACCTCCGACGCACGGGGATCGCGGCCGAGGGCGCCATGCAGCTCGAGGAGACGATCGGAGATCTGTCGGATCAGATGCTCGCGGCCGCCGCGGAGCTCAAGTTCGAGCTCGCGGCCCGGCTGCGCGACGAAGTGCAGGACCTCAAGAAGGAGCTGCGGGCCATGGAGAGGGCCGGCCACGCGTGA
- the coaE gene encoding dephospho-CoA kinase, whose translation MPLIALTGGIASGKSTIAARLAEHGAEVVDADRIVREVQAPGSPVLARIEEEFGAEVIGVDGALDRAALGAKVFGDDERLAVLNGIVHPAVRAESQRRFDAAFAADPDAVVVYDVPLLVEARVDDPWDLIVVAHAPASERLRRLVELRGMDEASAQARIDAQVSDDRRLAIADVVIDTAGTLETTLGHVDELWERVSAR comes from the coding sequence ATGCCGCTCATCGCCCTCACCGGAGGCATCGCCTCGGGAAAGTCGACCATCGCCGCCCGCCTCGCCGAGCACGGCGCGGAGGTCGTGGACGCCGACAGGATCGTGCGGGAGGTGCAGGCCCCGGGCTCGCCCGTGCTGGCGCGCATCGAGGAGGAGTTCGGCGCGGAGGTGATCGGCGTAGACGGCGCTCTGGACCGCGCCGCTCTGGGCGCCAAGGTCTTCGGTGACGACGAGCGGCTCGCGGTGTTGAACGGCATCGTCCATCCCGCTGTGCGCGCGGAGTCTCAGCGCCGCTTCGACGCGGCGTTCGCGGCTGATCCCGACGCGGTCGTGGTCTACGACGTGCCGCTGCTCGTGGAAGCCCGTGTCGACGATCCGTGGGACCTGATCGTCGTGGCGCACGCGCCGGCATCCGAGCGTCTGCGGCGCCTGGTCGAGTTGCGCGGCATGGACGAGGCGTCGGCGCAGGCGCGGATCGACGCGCAGGTGTCGGACGACAGGCGTCTCGCGATCGCCGACGTCGTGATCGACACGGCCGGCACTCTCGAGACGACCCTCGGCCACGTGGACGAACTGTGGGAGCGGGTCAGTGCGCGCTGA